One window from the genome of Epinephelus moara isolate mb chromosome 21, YSFRI_EMoa_1.0, whole genome shotgun sequence encodes:
- the glula gene encoding glutamate-ammonia ligase (glutamine synthase) a, with product MATSASATLSKAVKQQYMELPQGDKVQAMYIWIDGTGEGLRCKTRTLDFEPKSIEDLPEWNFDGSSTYQSEGSNSDMYLIPAAMFRDPFRKDPNKLVLCEVLKYNRKPAETNLRITCNKVMTMVDDQHPWFGMEQEYTILGTDGHPFGWPSNGFPGPQGPYYCGVGADKAYGRDIVEAHYRACLYAGVEICGTNAEVMPAQWEFQVGPCEGINMGDHLWVARFILHRVCEDFGVVASFDPKPIPGNWNGAGCHTNFSTKEMREDGGLKAIEDSIEKLGKRHSYHIRAYDPKGGLDNARRLTGHHETSNINEFSAGVANRGASIRIPRNVGQDKKGYFEDRRPSANCDPYAVTEALIRTCLLGEEGDEPTDY from the exons ATGGCCACGTCCGCCAGCGCCACATTGAGTAAAGCTGTGAAGCAGCAGTACATGGAGCTCCCCCAGGGCGATAAAGTCCAAGCCATGTATATTTGGATTGATGGGACCGGAGAGGGGCTCCGCTGCAAAACCAGGACGCTGGATTTTGAGCCCAAAAGCATCGAAG ATCTACCTGAGTGGAACTTTGATGGCTCCAGTACCTACCAGTCTGAAGGCTCCAACAGCGACATGTATCTGATTCCTGCCGCCATGTTTCGGGATCCATTCCGCAAAGACCCCAACAAGCTGGTGCTGTGTGAAGTGCTCAAGTACAACCGCAAACCTGCAG AAACCAACCTCCGAATCACATGCAATAAGGTGATGACCATGGTGGATGACCAGCATCCCTGGTTTGGCATGGAGCAGGAGTACACCATCCTGGGCACAGATGGACACCCCTTTGGCTGGCCATCTAACGGTTTCCCCGGGCCACAAG GTCCATACTACTGTGGCGTGGGAGCTGACAAAGCCTATGGCAGAGATATAGTGGAGGCCCATTACAGAGCTTGTCTGTATGCTGGAGTTGAGATCTGTGGTACGAACGCAGAAGTGATGCCTGCTCAG tgggAGTTCCAGGTTGGACCTTGTGAGGGGATCAACATGGGTGATCATCTCTGGGTGGCGCGCTTCATCTTGCACCGGGTCTGTGAAGATTTTGGCGTTGTTGCCTCGTTTGACCCCAAGCCAATCCCTGGCAACTGGAACGGTGCTGGCTGCCATACAAACTTTAGCACAAAAGAGATGAGGGAAGACGGTGGATTAAA AGCTATTGAAGATTCCATCGAGAAGCTTGGGAAGAGGCACAGCTATCACATCCGTGCCTATGACCCCAAAGGGGGGCTGGACAACGCCCGCCGTCTCACCGGCCACCACGAAACCTCAAACATCAACGAATTCTCCGCAGGCGTGGCCAACCGTGGCGCCAGCATCCGCATTCCTCGTAACGTGGGCCAGGACAAGAAGGGCTACTTCGAGGACCGCCGCCCGTCGGCCAACTGCGACCCGTACGCTGTGACCGAGGCCCTGATCCGCACCTGTTTGCTGGGCGAGGAGGGAGATGAACCTACGGATTACTAA